The genomic DNA CCGGGTTACCTGGATCTGCATAGGGTGACGCGGCTTCCCGTTCCGTGGAGCAAGTGTGCACCGAGAGGCTTACGGTCGACAGGGCTGGCGAAAGGAGGTCGCAGTGGCGGAGCAACTGTCTCGGGAGGAACTGCTTGAGCTATATCGGCAGATGGTCTTGATCCGTCGGTTTGAGGAGAAATCGACCGAGCTGTACACACAGGGCAAGATCGGCGGGTTCCTGCACCTGTATATTGGCGAGGAGGCCATCGCCGTGGGGGCCTGTAAGGCCATGCGGGCGGATGACCACCTGTTCACCGCCTATCGGGATCATGGCTGGGCCATCGCCCGCGGGCTGGATCCCAGACGGGTGATGGCCGAGCTGCTGGGAAAGGCCACCGGCGTCAGCGGCGGCAAGGGCGGCTCCATGCACCTGGCCAGCGCCGAGCACAACTACTGGGGCGGCCACGCCATCGTCGGAGGACATCTACCTCTGGCCACCGGCGTCGGGCTGGCCATCCGCTACAAGGGCGAGGATAGCGCCGTCGTCTGCGCCTTCGGCGAGGGCTCCACCAACATCGGCTACTTCCACGAGTCCATCAACCTGGCCGCCGTGTGGGACCTGCCCGTGGTCTTCCTGGTGGAGAACAATCAATATGGCATGGGCACCGCGGTGGAGCGCGCCTCGGCCGTCTCGGACATCTTCCAGAAGGGGTGCGCCTACGACATCGCCAACGCCCAGGTGAACGGGCAGGACGTGCTGGAGATGTACAGGGCCGTTCAGGAGGCGCTGGACCATGCCCGGAAGGAGGGTCCCTTCCTGCTGGAGGCGATCACCTATCGCTACGTCGGGCATTCCATGGGGGATCCAGAGCGGTATCGCCAGAAGGCGGAGGTTGAGGAGTGGCGCGCTCGCGATCCCATCCGGCTCTTTGCCGCCGAGCTGAGGAAGCGCGGGGTCGCGGACGAGGCAACGCTGGAGGAGATCCACCGCGCTGTGGAGGACGAGCTCGTCGAGATCGTCCGATTCGCTGAGGAGAGCCCGGAGCCGGACGACGCGGCGTTGTGCGAGCATGTCTACGTCAACCCCGTCCCCCACCGATAGGAGGTCGCATATGGCACGCATGACGTTTCGTGAGGCCATCAGCCAGGCCCTGCGTGAGGAGATGTACCGCGATGAGCGGG from Chloroflexota bacterium includes the following:
- the pdhA gene encoding pyruvate dehydrogenase (acetyl-transferring) E1 component subunit alpha; the encoded protein is MSREELLELYRQMVLIRRFEEKSTELYTQGKIGGFLHLYIGEEAIAVGACKAMRADDHLFTAYRDHGWAIARGLDPRRVMAELLGKATGVSGGKGGSMHLASAEHNYWGGHAIVGGHLPLATGVGLAIRYKGEDSAVVCAFGEGSTNIGYFHESINLAAVWDLPVVFLVENNQYGMGTAVERASAVSDIFQKGCAYDIANAQVNGQDVLEMYRAVQEALDHARKEGPFLLEAITYRYVGHSMGDPERYRQKAEVEEWRARDPIRLFAAELRKRGVADEATLEEIHRAVEDELVEIVRFAEESPEPDDAALCEHVYVNPVPHR